CTGGTAGCCGGGCTGGCCGTCGGGCAGGCGGATGCTCTGGAAGTGCAGTTTTTCTTGCGGATGCGCCTTGAAATGCTCGATCGCCGTCTGGCTGTAAGCATCGGCCCGGTTCCGGGGGTTGCGCGGATTGTCGGAGACGTTGGCAAACGTGGCGAGGTTGTCCGTCTCGGCCTGATGACGCTGGGCCATTTCACTGATCGTGCTGCCCGGGCAAAGGCGGATTGTCTGTTCGTTGAGGGGCAACTCCGCTTGCTGTACGCGTTCGCGGTAAGTCTGGCGCATCAGCAGCAGCAGATGGGTGCTGTCCTCCAGGGTTCTGCGGGCGGTTTGCTCGGTGGTCTGGCGGAGCGTCACCATGTCGAAAAGCAAGGAGACGACCAGCAGGCAGGCTACAGCCAGGGCAGTGATTTTGAGGATCAGGGAGCGCATGTCGTAAGGCAGAGAAACGCCGAAGTCCAAGATTAGCGTTTGCCGATGATGGCTGCCAAGCCAACTCCCGCCTTATTCGGGAGGCGGTTGACGTGTGTCAACCGGAGGCGAGGCTCGCCGTTGCGGCGTACCTCGCGGTCAACCGCTTCAACTGGCGAGCGCGGTCCGCTGCGCGGCGAGCAGGCGCGTGATGCCGAGTTCTGCCAGATCAACCAGAACGTTCATCTGCGGGCGGGTAAACGGGGTGCCTTCGGCGGTGCCCTGGATTTCGACGATGCCGCCCTGGCCGGTCATGATCACGTTCATGTCGGTGTCGCAGTCGGAGTCTTCCGGGTAGTCGAGGTCAAGGACCGGGGTGCCGGCAAAAATCCCGACCGAGACGGCGGCGACCTGGTCGCGCAGCGGATTCACGGTCAACTTGCCAGATTGCACCAATTTCTCGCAGGCATCGTGCAGCGCCACCCAGGCGCCGGTGATGGCGGCGCAGCGGGTGCCGCCGTCGGCCTGCAGCACATCGCAGTCAAGGGTGATCTGGCGCTCGCCAAGTGCGCTCAGGTCGGTCACTGCGCGCAGGCTGCGCCCGATCAGGCGCTGGATTTCCTGCGTGCGCCCGGTTTGCTTGCCCTTGGCTGCTTCGCGCGCCGAGCGGGTGTGGGTCGAACGGGGCAGCATGCCGTACTCGGCGGTGACCCAGCCCTGGCCTTTGCCGCGCAGAAAGGGGGGGACATTTTCTTCGACCGAGGCGGTGCACAACACTCGGGTGTCGCCCATTTCGATCAGGACCGAGCCTTCGGCGTGACGGGTGAAGTTGCGGGTGATCCGTACCGTGCGGAGTTGGTCGGCTTGGCGTTGGCTGGGGCGCATGTTTATTGTCCTGGTTTTTTCGGGTTGTATTTTTCGATGGCGGCACGGATTTCCTCGATCGCTTTTTCGATCTCGTCATCCGACAATTCGCCCTTGTAAGCCGGAGTCCGGCCAAATTCTTCCATTTGCGTTGCCACTTCGTGCAGCGCCATGGTCTGGGTCGAAATCGAGCTTGCGCTGTCTTCCGGGGTTTCTTCCCAGCGGATCGCAACCACCGACAGGTTGTCGCCGTGCGGGCCGCCCTTGACCTCGGCCTGGGCCATCAACATCGGTACCGCCTGCAGCAGGTTGGCCCCCTTCAGGGCTACCGCCATCAGGTCGCCGGAAGTGACGCCCCACAGGCCGTCGGTGGCCAGGAGCAGTACGTCGCCGTGCTCGAGTGGAGTTTTGCGCGAATATTCGATTTCCGGCGGCGTGCTGCCGCCCAGGCAACTGTAAATCTTGTTGCGGTCCGGGTGGTGGGCGGCCTGGGCTTCGGAAATCATCCCTTCTTCAAGCAGCAGGCGAATCCGCGAATGGTCGCGGGTTTGCGCCATGACCCGACCGCCGCGCAGCAGGAACAGGCGTGAGTCGCCGGCGTGCGCCCAATAGGCGACGCCGTCCTGGACTACACAGGTGACGATGGTGGTGCGCGGTGATTCGGCAAGCTGTTTGTGCGCCGTGTAGTCGATGATCGCCCGGTGCCCATGATTGATTGCCCGTTGCAGGAACATGAACGGGTCGGGGAGTTGCGGCTTGGCTTCACGCTGGAAGCTGTTGACCAAGGTCTGGACGGCAATTTGTGCGGCGATTTCGCCGTGATGGTGGCCGCCCATGCCGTCGGCGATGACCAGTAACAGGGCGTCGCGGGTATAGCTGTAGGCCGTGCGGTCCTCGTTGTTGCCGCGGCCACCCTGGCGACTTTCCTGATAGACGGTGAATTTCATTTATTCTGATTCCTGAATATTCCGACCAGCCGGTCAAACCAGCCTCCTTCTTCCGGTTCGGCGCTGGCTTTGGGCGGGACCTGCTCGACCAAAGCCTTTTGCAGGGCAAAAACGCTTTGCGGACGTTGCAGGTGGTCAAGGTGCAGACACCAGTCGATGGTCTGCAACAGATGTTCGCTGTAGCGGCCCTGCCAGCGTTCGACCGCAGGCAGGTAGCACTCTTCCTTCTGGCGCTCATCGGCGGCTGGCGGAGCTTTGCCGGCAATGCAGGCATACATCGAGGCCCCGACGCTGTAAATGTCGCTCCATGGGCCAAGGTCGCGGCGTTCGCCGTAATGTTCGGGCGAGGCGTAACCGGGGGTGTACATCGGCTTCAGCATCGGCTGGTCCTGGACCAGTGTCTGGCGGGCCGCACCGAAGTCGATCAGTACTGGCGAATTGTTGCCGCGCAGGTAAATGTTGGACGGCTTGAGGTCGAGGTGCAGCAGTTTGTGAGCATGCACTTCGCGCAGGCCGTTGAGCATCCGGGTGAATAGCCCGCGAATGAAACGTTCCGAAACCTTGTCGCGATGCTTCAGGATGTGTTCCTGCAGTGTGCGGCCCTTTTCGTATTCCATCACCATGTAAACGGTGTCGTTGGCGCGGAAGAAATTGAGCACGCGTACTACATTGGGGTGAGACAGGCGGGCCAGCGCCCGGCCTTCCTCGAAAAAACATTTCATGCCATAGCGAAAGGCGCCGAGATGTTCTTCCGTGATGTTCGGGCGCAACTCGCCGGCCGCACGCAGCGCCAGGCTGTTCGGCAGGTATTCCTTGATCGCTACCTGGTGGCCGGCCGGGTCGCTGGCGAGATAGACGATCGAAAACCCGCCCAGCGAGAGCTGGCGTTCAATCGTATATTCTTCGAGGCGGTGGCCGTCGGGGAGCGGGTGATTGGCTTGTTGCGCCATCAATCTCACGGTTATGATGCAGTTTCGGGCATTTTCGGGCGTGTTGCCCGCCCTGTAAAGCTGGAGACCTTCCCCTGATGATTAGCAGCATGACCGGATATGCAGTGAAGACCCGCGATGTCGAGCGTGGCACGCTGCAGTTTGAACTCAAAAGCGTGAATTCGCGCTACCTCGATTTTCATTTCAGGGTCATGGAAGAGTTGCGGGCACTGGAGATGCCCTTGCGCGAACTGCTCGCTGCCAAGCTCACTCGGGGCAAGGTCGAGTGCCGCCTGTCGTTCAACCAGAACGGCGGGCGCAGCGAACATCTTGAAGCCAATCCGGCATTGCTCGACACGCTCAAGGCCCTCCAAGGGCAGGTACTTGCCTCTCTGCCCGGGGCTCAGCCGCTGAGCGTTGGCGAGGTTCTGCGCTGGCCGGGCATGCTGGGCGATCAAAGCGTTGATTTTGCCGCCCTGACGCCCGAAGTGCTGGCGCTGGCCCGCGAGGTGCTGGCCGAATTTTCCGCCAGTCGTGCGCGCGAAGGGGCAAAACTGGCGCAGTTGATCGTTGACCGTGTCAATGCGATGCGCGACATCGTGCGCGCCGTTGCGCCGCGCATTCCCGAAGCCCAGGCCTTGTTTACCGATCGCTTGCGCCAGCGCCTGCGCGAGGCGCTGGAAAGCGAGGCCGGTGAGGAACGGATTCTGCAGGAAGTTGCGGTGTTTGCCGCCCGGATCGATGTGGCCGAGGAAATCGGTCGGTTGATGACTCACCTCGATGAGGTCGAGCGTGTTCTCAAGCAAGGCGGGGCTTGTGGCAAGCGGCTGGATTTCCTGATGCAGGAGCTCAATCGCGAGGCCAATACACTTGGGTCAAAGTCTGCGCTGGTCGAGGTTTCCCAGGCCTCGATGGATCTCAAGCTGCTGATTGAGCAGATGCGCGAACAGATTCAGAACCTCGAATAGGATCTTCCCGATGCCAGCTTCCGTGATCGAAACCTCTCGGCTTTCTTCACGGGCGTTGGCCTTGCGTCTGCTGCTTGGCGGGCTATTTTTGGCTATTGCGGTGGCCAGCCTGGCCGCCTATTTTTTGCACCTCGGTCTGCGTCAGGCCGAGGAGCGGACCCGGATCGAAGTCGAAAACCTCGCGTTGGTGCTGGACCGGGAAATCGCATCGTCGTTTGACAAGGTTAATTTGCTGCTCGGGGCGGTAGGCGACGATTTTCTCCGGCGACGCAGCCAGGGGCAGTTTGCCGGACACGGTCTCTATCTTGACGAGTTGCGTCAGCGCTTGCCGATTCTGGCCCTGCTTGGCGTGGCCGATAGCCGCGGAATCGTCGCGCCGGGGAGTGCCAGCCAGGCGCGCGGAGCCACTTCGATCGGTGATCGCGATTATTTCCGTACCCTGCGCGATAACCCGCATCGCCTCTGGGTGATCTCCGAACCCCTGCGCGGTCGTATCAGCGGCCGGTGGGCGATCATCATTGCCCGTCGGCTGACCGACGCCGAGGGGCAATTCGCCGGGGTTGCCTACGCCAGTGTCGATCTGGCGCATTTTGAAAAACAGTTTTCCGAACTGCGCCTTGGCGAAAAAGGGGCGATTTCTTTTCGTGATGAACAATTGCGGGTGATTGCCCGGATGCCCTACGAGGCGGCCGGCTCAACCCAGATTTCCGAGGAGTTCCGGGCCGCCCTGGCGCGGGATAACCGACAAGGATGGTACGTTTCAGGGACGTCTACGGTCGACGGCGTAGCTCGGCTGTATGCTTACCGCTTCAACCCGCAGTATCGCTATTACCTTAATGTCGGGATGGAACTCGCCACCTTTCGTGATGCCTGGATGGCGCAGTTGCAAGGGACCTTTGTCCTGCTCGGGGTGCTGTTCCTGCTGATCGGCGCCGGGGCCTGGGGGGCTCATCGTGCGGCACGGCGGATCGCACTGCGTGAGCGGACCTTGCAAACCCTCTTCGATACGTCCGATGCGGCAATCTTCATGCTTGACCTCGGAGGGCGGATCGTTCAGGCCAATCGGCGGATGGCCGAAATCTGGGGAATGGCTTACGAGCAACTCCAGGGGTGTGAATATCTGACCCTGCTGGCAAGCGGGGGTGAGGCCGAAAAACTGCGGCTGGAGCGCGTGCTGACTGGCGGGAGTGAGCAGTTGCGCAGCGAAAACGAGTATCGGCGGGCTGACGGCAGTCACTTCGTCGGGCTGCATTGCAGTCGTCTGCTGCATGGTGAAGGCGGCAGGCCGCTGGGGGCGGTTTGTCTGGTTACCGACATTACGGCCGAGCGACATAACAGTCGTGAGCTTGAGCGTTACCGCGATCGTCTCGAGGAACTGGTTGCCGAGCGAACGGCCGAACTGGAGTTGGCCAAGGAGTATGCCGAGGGAGCAAGTCGGGCCAAGAGTCGTTTTCTGGCCAATATGAGTCATGAAATCCGGACCCCGATGAATGCGATCATTGGCTTGACCCATCTGCTCCAGCGCGATCAGCCGACGTCGCAGCAGGGTGAGCGTTTGCGCAAGATCGGCGTGGCCGCCGAACACCTGCTGGCCGTGCTCAATGACATTCTCGATATTTCCAAGATCGAATCGGGCAAGCTCAACTTGCAGGCCGAACCCTTCGTGCCGCAACATCTGCTTGAACGGGTGCTGGCCTTGTGCAGCGAGCGGGCGCAAGCCAAGGGGCTGACGCTGGTTGGCGAGTTTGCCGGGTTGCCGCCATGCCTGTTGGGCGACGCAACTCGGCTGAGTCAGGCTCTGCTCAACTATCTGAGCAATGCGATCAAGTTTACCGAGCAAGGAAAAATTACCTTGCGGGTGACTTGCCCTGACGCTGATACACAGTTCGTGGTGTTGCGCTTTGAGGTCGAGGATAGCGGGATCGGCATCGCGCCTGAGGTGATGCCCCGCCTGTTCCATGCCTTCGAGCAGGTCGACGATTCAACCACCAGGCGTTTTGGCGGTACTGGCCTGGGTTTGGCGATCACCCGCCATCTGGCGCGTCTGATGGGAGGGGATGCCGGTGCCGAAAGCCGGCCGGGGCTGGGCAGCATCTTCTGGATGACGGTCCGACTGGCGCGTGCCGGCGCAGTTCAGGCTCCGACCGAGGCACCAGTCGCGCGTCCGGCAACGCAGCGCTATCCCTCGGCGCGGGTGCTGCTGGTCGAGGACGATGCGGTGAGTCGCGAAGTCGCGGCGGATTTGCTGCGTGAATTCGCTGGGATCGAGCCGGAAGTCGCCGAGAGTGGCGAACAGGCCCTGGCCAGGCTGGCACTGGCGAGTTACGACCTGGTCTTGCTCGATCTGGCGATGCCCGGGATCGATGGCTTTGAAACGGCCCGCCGGATGCGCCGCTTGCCGCACGGGCGTACGCTGCCGATCGTTGCCTTGACCGCGAATGTCTTTGCCGATGACCGGCGACGCTGTCTGGAAGCCGGGATGAATGACCATCTGGCCAAGCCTTTGGGGCCGGCGGCACTGGAGCAGGTGTTGCAGCAATGGCTAGGGGCAGCTTCGGTACAATAAGCTTTTTTTGCAGGGAAGGAAGACATGGCCGGGAATCTTTATGTCGTCGCGGCGCCTTCGGGGGCGGGCAAGACCACCTTGGTGCGGCTGTTGCTGGAGCGCGAGCCGGCGGTTCGCTTGTCGATTTCCTGGACCACGCGCGGGCCCCGTCCGGGCGAGGAGAACGGTCGTGAATACCATTTCACTGCGGTCGACGAGTTCAAAGCGATGATTTCGCGGCAGGAGTTCCTGGAGTGGGCGGAAGTTCACGGCAACTACTACGGGACTTCGAAAAAATGGATTGCCGACCGCCTGGCCGAGGGCGCGGACGTGTTGCTGGAAATCGACTGGCAAGGCGCGCAGCAGGTAAGAGCCGAGTTTCCCGGTGCGATCGGCGTGTTTATCCTGCCGCCCTCCATGGAAGAATTGACCCGGCGCCTGACCGGTCGCGGGACCGATGCCCCGGAGGTGATTGCCCGGCGGTTGGCGGCGGCGCAAGCCGAGATGCGGCATGTCGGCGAATTCGACTATGTTATAGTTAACGACCGGCTTGAGCAGGCGCTGGATGACTTGTGCGCGGTGGTTCGCGCCTCCCGTCTGGCACTGCCCGCGCAACGTGCGCGGCACGCCGAACTCTTTGCCCGACTTGTCTGATGGGCTATTACTGCCCGCTTTTGAGGTTTCCCCCATGGCTCGTGTTACCGTTGATGATTGCCTGAAACGTATTCCCAACCGCTTCCAGATGACGCTGGCAGCTGCGCACCGTGCGCGCCAGATCGCCAACGGCGCAACGCCGCTGGTCGATCCTGAGAAGGACAAGCCGACGGTGGTCGCATTGCGCGAACTGGCCATCGGCAAAGTCGGCCTGGAAGTGCTGAACCGCGGCCAGGCTTGATCGCCGGGGCGGGAGGCTGCGCATGGACAACCATCCGACGACTTTCCCGCCTGCCGAAGAAGACCCGGCGTACCTGGTCTTCCTGGATAGTCTTGACTATCTGCCGAGCGACGATGTGGCTCGGATCAAGGCCGCCTACGCCTATGCTGCCAAGGCCCATGCGCATCAAAAGCGGATGTCGGGCGAGCCTTATATCACCCATCCGCTCGCAGTTGCCGGTGCCATCGTCGAATGGCAGATGGACGCCGATGCGGTTTGCGCCGCGCTGCTGCACGATGTGATGGAGGATGCCGGGGCGTGCAAGCACGAACTGGCGGAAAAGTTCGGCAAGCCGGTGGCCGAACTGGTGGATGGGCTTTCCAAGCTCGACAAGATGGAGTTCGCCTCGTACCAGGAGGCGCAGGCGGAAAATTTCCGCAAGATGCTGATGGCGATGGCGCGCGATCTGCGCGTGGTGCTGATCAAGCTGGCCGACCGTCATCACAATGTGCAGACGATGTCGGCGATGCGCCCGGACAAGCGGCGACGGATCGCGTATGAAACCCTGGAAATTTACGCCCCGATTGCCCTGCGCCTGGGCCTCAACAAGCTCTATCGCGAACTGCAGGACATTTCCTTCCGCCTGATCTATCCGCATCGGGCCGAGGTGCTGGCCAAGGCATTGCGGGCGGCGCGTGGCAACCGCAAGGAACTGCTGACGCGGATTCTCGAGAATATCCGTGGCAAGCTCGAGCATGCCGGTTTGCGTGCCGAAGTATTCGGGCGTGAGAAAAGCCTGTATTCGATCTTCCGCAAGATGCAGGAGAAGCGCCTGTCGTTTTCGCAGGTGCTCGATATTTACGGTTTTCGTGTCGTCGTCGAGAACGTGCCCACCTGCTATCTGGCGCTCGGTGCCCTGCACGCGTTGTACAAGCCGGTGCCGGGCAAGTTCAAGGACTACGTTGCCATCCCCAAGGCCAACGGCTACCAGTCGCTGCACACGACGCTGATCGGTCCTTACGGAACGCCGGTTGAAGTCCAGATCCGTACCCGCGAAATGCATAACGTTGCGCAGGAAGGGGTTGCCGCTCACTGGCTGTACAAGGACGGCAACGAGTCGAGTGCCGAACTGCAGATCAAGACTCATAAATGGCTGCAGTCTCTGCTCGAAATGCAGACCAGCGATTCGGCCGAGTTCTTCGAGAACGTCAAGATCGACCTCTTCCCCGATGAGGTCTATGTGTTTACGCCCAAGGGCAAGATCATGGCGATGCCGCGCGGCGCGACGGTGGTCGATTTCGCTTACGCGGTGCATACCGATGTCGGCAATCACTGTTCGTCGGCACGCATCAACCATGAGCTGGCACCGTTGCGAACCGAACTGCGCAATGGTGATCTGGTCGAGATCATCACCGCCCAGAATGCCCAGCCCAATCCGGTGTGGCTGAGTTACGTCAAGACCGGACGGGCACGCAGCAAGATTCGTCATCATCTGCGCACGATGCAGAACGAAGAGTCGGCGCGCCTGGGCGAGCGGATGTTGCGTCAGGAACTGCTGTCGCTGGGCGTGGTTCCGATTTCGATTCCGGCGGCCGCCTGGGACAGCCTGGTCAAGGCCAGCGGCCAGAAGAGCCTCGACGAGGTGTATACCGACATCGGCCTGGGCAAGCGTCTGCCTTCGGTGGTCGCCCGCCGGCTCCTGGCGCGTGAGGACATGGCCGGCGATGCCGGCAGCAACATGACCCTGGCGATTCACGGGACGGAGGGGATGGCGATCCAGTTGGCGCACTGCTGCCAGCCGATTCCGGGTGATCCGATCATCGGCTCGATCAAGAAGGGTAGCGGCCTGGTCATCCATACCCACGATTGTCCGGTGATCCGTAAATCGCGTTCGACCGATCCGCAGAAATGGATCGATGTCGAATGGGAGCCGGAAGAAGGCAAGCTGTTCGATATTCGCATCCGGGTCGAGGTGAAAAATACTCGTGGGGTGCTGGCACAGGTGGCGGCGGCGATTGCCGAAGCTGGTTCGAACATCGAGCATGTCGCCATGGATGCCGATCCTGAACGCTTGATGACCTCGTTGCGGTTTACTATCCAGGTCGCTCACCGCACCCATCTGGCGGCAGTGATGCGCGGCTTGCGCCATATTCCGGAGGTCGCCCGCATTCATCGCGAACGCGGAGGCGAAGCTTGAGGATTGCGGTTCTCGGCGCCGGCGTGGTCGGAACGACCAGTGCCTGGTACCTGGCCCGGGCTGGCCATCAGGTGACGGTGATCGAGCGTCAGCCGGTGGCGGGTAATGAAACAAGTTTTGCCAATGGCGGCCAGATCTCGGTTTCGCACGCCGAGCCCTGGGCCAATCCGCATGTCCTGCCCCGGGTGCTCAAATGGCTGGGGCGTGAGGATGCTCCCTTGCTCTGGCGCTGGCGTGCAGACCCGGAGCAGTTGGCCTGGGGCCTGCAGTTTTTGCGCGAATGCCTGCCCGGGCGGACGCGAGCCAATATCGCGGCGATCGTTGCCCTGGCGCTCTACAGCCGGCGCTGTCTGCAGGAGTTGCGCCAGGATTTCAACGCCAGTGGCCAGCCTTTGGCCTACGATCACCTGCAGCGCGGAATTCTGCATATTTACAGCGATCCGGCCGAGTTCGAGCTGGCGCAAAGGGCGGCGGCGACCATGCGCAGCTTCGGACTTGATCGTCACACGGTCGACGCTGCCGAATGCCGAAAAATCGAACCGGCGCTGGCAGCCAGCGAGTTGCCGCTGGTCGGTGGCGACTACACCGCCTCCGACGAATCCGGCGATGCCCACCGCTTTACGCGGGCGCTGGCCGAACGGGCAGCGGCGGCCGGTGTCGTTTTTCGTTATGAAACCCGGGTCGACCGGATCGAGGTCGTTGCCGGCGAGGTCCAGGGCGTCTGGCTGCAAGCGGCGGGCGCTCCCGCTGAGTATCTGCAGGCCGACGCCTACGTTCTGGCGCTCGGCAGTTATTCGCCGCAATTGCTCAAACCGCTCGGCTTGCGCCTGCCGGTCTATCCGGCCAAGGGCTATTCGGCCACGCTGCCGTTGGCGAGCGGTGACGGGGCGCCGACGGTTAGTCTGACCGACGACGAGCGCAAGCTGGTCTTTTCGCGGCTCGGTGACCGGCTACGGGTCGCCGGTACGGCTGAATTCAACGGCTACAACCTCGAACTCAACCCGGTCCGCTGCCAAAGCCTGTGGACGCGTACCCGGCAAATCTTCCCGCAACTCCAACTGGCGGGCGAAGCGCAATTCTGGTGTGGCCTGCGTCCGGCCACGCCCTCCAACCTGCCTCTGATCGGGCGCACTCCGCTGCGTCGGCTGTGGCTCAACACCGGGCACGGCACACTGGGCTGGACAATGTCCTGCGGTTCGGCGGCGGCGCTCGCGGATTTGCTTTCCGGGCGACAACCGGAGCCGGTTTTTCCCTTTTTGCCGCGTTGACCGTGATGATCGCCTGCGACTGCGGTCCAAGGGCGTAGGGGCGAATCTGCCATGCTCGTCGATACCCATTGCCATCTCGATGCCGCCGAGTTCGCTGCCGACCGCGACGCGGTCCATGCCGCCGCCCTTGCCGCCGGCGTCGGGCGCATCATCGTTCCGGCGGTGACGGTGGATAACTGTCTGGCAGTCAAGCGTACCTGCCAGCGTTACGCCGGCTGTTATCCGGCCTACGGCATTCATCCGCTCTACGTGGACCAGACCGGGCCCGAAGACCTGGCGCGCTTACGGCGGCTGTTGCAGCAGGACCGGCCGTTGGCGGTTGGCGAAATCGGGCTCGATTTCTATATTGCCGATGCCGACATCGACCGTCAGGAGTATTTCTATCTGGAGCAGTTGAAACTGGCACGCGAGTTCGACCTGCCGGTGCTGTTGCATGTCCGGCGTGCCGTCGATCCGATTCTCAGGGGCTTGCGCCGGATTCGCGTCCGCGGCGGTATCGCGCACGCTTTCAATGGCAGTCGGCAGCAGGCCGAGGAGTTGATCAAGCTCGGCTTCAAGCTGGGTTTTGGCGGGACCCTGACCTATCCCGGTTCGCGCCGGATTCGGCAACTGGCAACGGAGTTGCCGCTGGCCAGCCTGGTCCTCGAAACCGATGCCCCGGACATCCCGCCGGTTTGGCGGGCGGGCGGGCGGAACGATCCGGCACAACTGCCGGCAATCGGGAAGGAGTTGGCGGTTTTGCGGGGGGTGCCGCCTGCCGATCTGCAAGCGGCGCTACTGGCCAACTGCCGGGAGTTGTTTCCCGCACTTTGATCTGGCGCAAAGGGGGGGCTTTTCCTTACAAATCCTGTGGTTATTTTGATTTTCGCTAAAAACATTGTTTGCTGATCCGCGTAGCCTGCTCTGACTCATTACCAGGGAGCGGTAATCCATGGACCGACAAGCAGCGGCGGGCGTCAATATTTCCAGCCTGATTCTCGGTGTCGCGCCGACTGCCCGCGACGAGGTGGCGGCTCTGCTCGTGCGCCTTGCCGGTGTCGATATCCATGCCAATGAGGCGGATGGACGGATGATTGTCACCGTCGAGTCAGCCTCGGAATCCGCCACGGTAGAAACCTTTGAAACCATTCGCCAGTTGCCCGGGGTGCTCTCCGCCGCGCTGGTGTATCACCAGTTTGAATCCGATCCAGACGAGGAGGCGTGAGATGGTCGAAGTGAAAATTACCCGGCGGGATTTCATCAAGAGCAATGCGGCGGCAGCCGCTGCCAGCGTTGCAGGCATCAGCGTGCCGGGGCTGGCCGCTGCTCAGGGCAAGGACGATGGGGTGCGCTGGGACAAAGGCGTGTGTCGCTATTGCGGGACGGGGTGCGGCGTCCTGGTCGGGGTCAAGGATGGGCGGGTGGTTGCAACCCAGGGTGATCCGGAGGCACCGGTCAATCGCGGTCTGAATTGCATCAAGGGCTATTTCCTGTCCAAAATCATGTACGGCAAGGACCGCCTGACCCAGCCACTGCTCCGGATGAAGGATGG
This genomic window from Dechloromonas sp. ZY10 contains:
- a CDS encoding serine/threonine protein kinase, producing the protein MAQQANHPLPDGHRLEEYTIERQLSLGGFSIVYLASDPAGHQVAIKEYLPNSLALRAAGELRPNITEEHLGAFRYGMKCFFEEGRALARLSHPNVVRVLNFFRANDTVYMVMEYEKGRTLQEHILKHRDKVSERFIRGLFTRMLNGLREVHAHKLLHLDLKPSNIYLRGNNSPVLIDFGAARQTLVQDQPMLKPMYTPGYASPEHYGERRDLGPWSDIYSVGASMYACIAGKAPPAADERQKEECYLPAVERWQGRYSEHLLQTIDWCLHLDHLQRPQSVFALQKALVEQVPPKASAEPEEGGWFDRLVGIFRNQNK
- the rph gene encoding ribonuclease PH, encoding MRPSQRQADQLRTVRITRNFTRHAEGSVLIEMGDTRVLCTASVEENVPPFLRGKGQGWVTAEYGMLPRSTHTRSAREAAKGKQTGRTQEIQRLIGRSLRAVTDLSALGERQITLDCDVLQADGGTRCAAITGAWVALHDACEKLVQSGKLTVNPLRDQVAAVSVGIFAGTPVLDLDYPEDSDCDTDMNVIMTGQGGIVEIQGTAEGTPFTRPQMNVLVDLAELGITRLLAAQRTALAS
- the gmk gene encoding guanylate kinase, with the protein product MAGNLYVVAAPSGAGKTTLVRLLLEREPAVRLSISWTTRGPRPGEENGREYHFTAVDEFKAMISRQEFLEWAEVHGNYYGTSKKWIADRLAEGADVLLEIDWQGAQQVRAEFPGAIGVFILPPSMEELTRRLTGRGTDAPEVIARRLAAAQAEMRHVGEFDYVIVNDRLEQALDDLCAVVRASRLALPAQRARHAELFARLV
- a CDS encoding ATP-binding protein, translating into MPASVIETSRLSSRALALRLLLGGLFLAIAVASLAAYFLHLGLRQAEERTRIEVENLALVLDREIASSFDKVNLLLGAVGDDFLRRRSQGQFAGHGLYLDELRQRLPILALLGVADSRGIVAPGSASQARGATSIGDRDYFRTLRDNPHRLWVISEPLRGRISGRWAIIIARRLTDAEGQFAGVAYASVDLAHFEKQFSELRLGEKGAISFRDEQLRVIARMPYEAAGSTQISEEFRAALARDNRQGWYVSGTSTVDGVARLYAYRFNPQYRYYLNVGMELATFRDAWMAQLQGTFVLLGVLFLLIGAGAWGAHRAARRIALRERTLQTLFDTSDAAIFMLDLGGRIVQANRRMAEIWGMAYEQLQGCEYLTLLASGGEAEKLRLERVLTGGSEQLRSENEYRRADGSHFVGLHCSRLLHGEGGRPLGAVCLVTDITAERHNSRELERYRDRLEELVAERTAELELAKEYAEGASRAKSRFLANMSHEIRTPMNAIIGLTHLLQRDQPTSQQGERLRKIGVAAEHLLAVLNDILDISKIESGKLNLQAEPFVPQHLLERVLALCSERAQAKGLTLVGEFAGLPPCLLGDATRLSQALLNYLSNAIKFTEQGKITLRVTCPDADTQFVVLRFEVEDSGIGIAPEVMPRLFHAFEQVDDSTTRRFGGTGLGLAITRHLARLMGGDAGAESRPGLGSIFWMTVRLARAGAVQAPTEAPVARPATQRYPSARVLLVEDDAVSREVAADLLREFAGIEPEVAESGEQALARLALASYDLVLLDLAMPGIDGFETARRMRRLPHGRTLPIVALTANVFADDRRRCLEAGMNDHLAKPLGPAALEQVLQQWLGAASVQ
- a CDS encoding PP2C family serine/threonine-protein phosphatase, which translates into the protein MKFTVYQESRQGGRGNNEDRTAYSYTRDALLLVIADGMGGHHHGEIAAQIAVQTLVNSFQREAKPQLPDPFMFLQRAINHGHRAIIDYTAHKQLAESPRTTIVTCVVQDGVAYWAHAGDSRLFLLRGGRVMAQTRDHSRIRLLLEEGMISEAQAAHHPDRNKIYSCLGGSTPPEIEYSRKTPLEHGDVLLLATDGLWGVTSGDLMAVALKGANLLQAVPMLMAQAEVKGGPHGDNLSVVAIRWEETPEDSASSISTQTMALHEVATQMEEFGRTPAYKGELSDDEIEKAIEEIRAAIEKYNPKKPGQ
- the rpoZ gene encoding DNA-directed RNA polymerase subunit omega; its protein translation is MARVTVDDCLKRIPNRFQMTLAAAHRARQIANGATPLVDPEKDKPTVVALRELAIGKVGLEVLNRGQA
- a CDS encoding YicC/YloC family endoribonuclease — translated: MISSMTGYAVKTRDVERGTLQFELKSVNSRYLDFHFRVMEELRALEMPLRELLAAKLTRGKVECRLSFNQNGGRSEHLEANPALLDTLKALQGQVLASLPGAQPLSVGEVLRWPGMLGDQSVDFAALTPEVLALAREVLAEFSASRAREGAKLAQLIVDRVNAMRDIVRAVAPRIPEAQALFTDRLRQRLREALESEAGEERILQEVAVFAARIDVAEEIGRLMTHLDEVERVLKQGGACGKRLDFLMQELNREANTLGSKSALVEVSQASMDLKLLIEQMREQIQNLE
- a CDS encoding bifunctional (p)ppGpp synthetase/guanosine-3',5'-bis(diphosphate) 3'-pyrophosphohydrolase — encoded protein: MDNHPTTFPPAEEDPAYLVFLDSLDYLPSDDVARIKAAYAYAAKAHAHQKRMSGEPYITHPLAVAGAIVEWQMDADAVCAALLHDVMEDAGACKHELAEKFGKPVAELVDGLSKLDKMEFASYQEAQAENFRKMLMAMARDLRVVLIKLADRHHNVQTMSAMRPDKRRRIAYETLEIYAPIALRLGLNKLYRELQDISFRLIYPHRAEVLAKALRAARGNRKELLTRILENIRGKLEHAGLRAEVFGREKSLYSIFRKMQEKRLSFSQVLDIYGFRVVVENVPTCYLALGALHALYKPVPGKFKDYVAIPKANGYQSLHTTLIGPYGTPVEVQIRTREMHNVAQEGVAAHWLYKDGNESSAELQIKTHKWLQSLLEMQTSDSAEFFENVKIDLFPDEVYVFTPKGKIMAMPRGATVVDFAYAVHTDVGNHCSSARINHELAPLRTELRNGDLVEIITAQNAQPNPVWLSYVKTGRARSKIRHHLRTMQNEESARLGERMLRQELLSLGVVPISIPAAAWDSLVKASGQKSLDEVYTDIGLGKRLPSVVARRLLAREDMAGDAGSNMTLAIHGTEGMAIQLAHCCQPIPGDPIIGSIKKGSGLVIHTHDCPVIRKSRSTDPQKWIDVEWEPEEGKLFDIRIRVEVKNTRGVLAQVAAAIAEAGSNIEHVAMDADPERLMTSLRFTIQVAHRTHLAAVMRGLRHIPEVARIHRERGGEA